A DNA window from Geovibrio ferrireducens contains the following coding sequences:
- a CDS encoding FAD-dependent oxidoreductase produces the protein MSGKTHIKGVINDKRVSTQNLLKEIYKDLDAGVREFEVDASGQHNIGGALWAENGEHLTFKVKNPGQRVGSMGMPGTTVIVEGSAPADVGWLNAGAEIILKGDGGDTTAHCAASGKIYVAGKTGTRSGALMKYDPRYSAPEFWVLKRVGSFSFEFMGGGYAIICGYGVAEGESVLGDRSCVGMVGGTVYVRGHVSGLSDEVWMLELDEADREFLTKGLSVFLEKIEKPEIYNELSDMGQWHKIVAKTHEERHEVRYMSARDFRLKKWVEGGIFGDLVQEDFKVTDYVETGANRLRIPEWRNSKYSAPCEYNCPVFIPTQKRIALLRQGKVKEALELVLEHSPFPASVCGQVCPNLCQDECSRLNVDVPVKIKEMGMLSRDVTLPAAAAANGCKVAVIGAGAAGLTAGFHLKRMGYAVDILEADSVIGGKLMQVIPEDRLARDVLSAEIKRILDTGVNVKTDTRVDKDMFAELCGSYDAVVVAVGAHNPVVIPFEGHERLVKGLDFLKKINRGENPPAGKKVVVIGAGNAAMDVVIGAYQMGAEEVTAVDIQKPAAFEKEIEHAERLGAKILWPVFTEKVTEKGVHFKDGSFIEADTVIISIGDRPDVSFLGREYLNERGMTLVNEFMQSPANEKVFITGDAIKQGLFTHALGDGRKAAINIDRLLKGRPLDAFKKAPMIPQDKVKDEFYHPMNQTRLEEMPAEDETKRCMSCGFCRDCGFCRDICPQQAITRTEADGRFEYVSNASKCIGCGICAGVCPCGVWTMADNLIKFMES, from the coding sequence ATGAGCGGAAAAACACATATCAAAGGCGTAATAAACGATAAAAGGGTTTCGACCCAGAACCTTCTTAAAGAGATATATAAAGACCTTGACGCGGGCGTTCGCGAGTTTGAAGTTGACGCGTCCGGTCAGCATAACATAGGCGGCGCTCTCTGGGCGGAAAACGGCGAGCATCTTACGTTTAAAGTGAAAAACCCCGGACAGAGGGTCGGCTCGATGGGTATGCCCGGAACTACGGTGATAGTTGAGGGCTCAGCACCTGCTGACGTGGGCTGGCTGAATGCCGGAGCCGAAATAATCCTCAAGGGTGACGGCGGCGATACCACAGCACACTGCGCCGCATCCGGCAAAATATATGTTGCGGGTAAAACCGGAACACGCTCCGGCGCGCTCATGAAGTATGACCCCCGCTATTCTGCGCCTGAGTTCTGGGTGCTGAAAAGGGTGGGCTCATTCAGCTTTGAATTTATGGGCGGCGGCTACGCCATAATCTGCGGTTACGGTGTTGCGGAGGGCGAATCTGTCCTCGGTGACAGAAGCTGTGTAGGCATGGTGGGCGGAACCGTGTATGTGAGAGGTCATGTGAGCGGCCTTTCGGATGAAGTCTGGATGCTTGAGCTTGATGAGGCTGACAGGGAATTCCTCACGAAAGGGCTCAGTGTTTTCCTTGAAAAGATAGAGAAACCTGAGATCTATAACGAACTTTCCGATATGGGGCAGTGGCATAAAATAGTCGCCAAAACCCATGAGGAGAGGCACGAAGTCAGATATATGTCCGCAAGGGATTTCCGCCTGAAAAAGTGGGTGGAAGGCGGCATCTTCGGTGATCTGGTTCAGGAAGACTTCAAAGTTACCGACTATGTGGAAACCGGAGCAAACAGGCTGCGCATACCCGAATGGCGCAATTCCAAATACTCAGCGCCGTGCGAATATAACTGCCCCGTGTTTATCCCCACTCAGAAGAGGATAGCTCTGCTCCGTCAGGGCAAGGTTAAGGAGGCTCTGGAGCTTGTGCTTGAGCACAGCCCGTTCCCCGCTTCCGTGTGCGGACAGGTCTGCCCGAACCTCTGTCAGGACGAATGCAGCAGGCTTAATGTTGATGTGCCTGTCAAGATAAAGGAAATGGGCATGCTCAGCAGGGATGTCACACTTCCCGCCGCCGCTGCCGCGAACGGCTGCAAGGTGGCTGTGATAGGCGCGGGCGCTGCGGGTCTTACTGCGGGCTTTCACCTGAAAAGGATGGGGTACGCAGTTGACATACTTGAGGCGGACAGCGTAATCGGCGGCAAGCTGATGCAGGTTATCCCCGAAGACAGGCTGGCTAGAGATGTTCTCAGTGCCGAGATAAAAAGAATACTTGATACAGGCGTGAATGTGAAGACAGACACCCGTGTTGATAAAGATATGTTTGCAGAACTCTGCGGCAGCTACGATGCAGTTGTGGTTGCTGTGGGTGCGCACAACCCTGTGGTTATCCCTTTTGAGGGGCATGAGAGGCTTGTGAAGGGTCTTGATTTCCTCAAAAAAATCAACAGGGGCGAGAACCCCCCGGCGGGCAAAAAGGTTGTGGTGATAGGTGCGGGCAACGCCGCTATGGATGTTGTTATCGGCGCTTATCAGATGGGTGCTGAGGAAGTCACCGCAGTGGATATACAGAAACCCGCCGCCTTTGAGAAAGAGATCGAGCATGCCGAAAGACTCGGTGCGAAGATCCTCTGGCCTGTGTTCACCGAGAAGGTAACGGAAAAAGGCGTTCATTTCAAAGACGGCTCATTCATAGAGGCGGACACTGTTATAATCTCCATAGGCGACAGACCGGATGTTTCCTTTCTCGGCAGGGAATACCTAAACGAGAGAGGGATGACGCTTGTGAACGAGTTCATGCAGTCCCCGGCAAATGAAAAGGTTTTCATCACCGGCGATGCCATAAAGCAGGGTCTTTTCACCCACGCTCTGGGCGACGGACGCAAGGCTGCGATCAACATAGACAGGCTGCTTAAGGGCAGACCTCTGGATGCGTTTAAAAAAGCGCCCATGATCCCTCAGGATAAGGTTAAGGATGAGTTTTATCACCCCATGAACCAGACCCGCCTTGAGGAAATGCCCGCGGAGGACGAAACCAAGCGCTGCATGAGCTGCGGCTTCTGCCGTGACTGCGGTTTCTGCCGTGACATCTGCCCCCAGCAGGCGATAACAAGAACCGAGGCGGACGGCAGATTTGAATATGTGTCAAATGCTTCAAAGTGCATCGGCTGCGGAATCTGCGCCGGAGTCTGCCCCTGCGGTGTATGGACTATGGCGGACAACCTGATTAAGTTCATGGAGAGCTAG
- a CDS encoding PstS family phosphate ABC transporter substrate-binding protein has protein sequence MKRTMRLIAVALLMTALTAGFAFARDQIRIVGSSTVFPFSSYVAEEFGATTKNPTPVVESVGSGGGHKLFAAGVGNDAPDIANSSRRIKKSELEADLNAGIKSVIEIKIGYDGIAIAHNKSAADFNVTLAQLALAVAEEVPVNGQLVKNPYKKWSDIDKSLPSIDILVYGPPTSSGTRDAFEELVMEGATGKIKEYGKPYKKIRQDGVYVPSGENDNLIVQRLVKDKNAIGIFGYSFLQENADRIKGVSVNGVLPSPENVLNNTYPISRSLFFYVKGDHLGKIKGIEQYVDLFLSEKMIGEGGFLTEIGLIPLAKAEREKVRADWKARKALTLNDVK, from the coding sequence ATGAAAAGAACAATGAGGCTCATCGCAGTTGCCCTTCTTATGACGGCACTTACTGCGGGTTTCGCATTCGCACGCGATCAGATCAGGATAGTAGGATCTTCCACAGTATTCCCTTTTTCAAGCTATGTTGCTGAAGAATTCGGCGCAACAACCAAGAACCCCACTCCCGTTGTTGAATCAGTTGGTTCCGGCGGCGGACACAAACTTTTTGCCGCAGGTGTTGGCAATGACGCTCCCGACATCGCAAACTCATCACGCAGAATCAAAAAAAGCGAGCTTGAGGCGGATCTTAATGCTGGAATCAAGTCTGTAATCGAAATTAAAATCGGTTATGACGGAATCGCAATAGCCCACAACAAAAGCGCTGCTGATTTCAATGTTACTCTTGCTCAGCTTGCTCTCGCAGTTGCGGAAGAAGTTCCTGTTAACGGTCAGCTTGTAAAAAACCCCTACAAAAAATGGTCTGATATAGATAAAAGCCTTCCCTCTATAGACATACTTGTTTACGGCCCCCCCACATCTTCCGGCACACGTGATGCCTTCGAAGAGCTTGTTATGGAAGGCGCAACAGGTAAAATCAAAGAATACGGCAAACCCTACAAAAAAATCCGTCAGGATGGCGTTTATGTTCCCTCCGGCGAGAACGACAACCTTATAGTTCAGAGACTTGTTAAAGACAAAAATGCTATAGGTATCTTCGGTTACAGCTTCCTTCAGGAAAACGCAGACAGAATCAAAGGCGTCAGCGTGAACGGTGTTCTTCCCTCTCCTGAGAACGTACTTAACAACACTTACCCCATATCAAGAAGCCTTTTCTTCTACGTGAAAGGCGACCACCTTGGCAAAATAAAAGGCATAGAGCAGTATGTTGACCTTTTCCTCTCTGAAAAAATGATAGGCGAAGGCGGTTTCCTTACTGAAATAGGTCTTATCCCCCTTGCGAAAGCAGAAAGGGAAAAAGTAAGAGCAGACTGGAAAGCCCGCAAGGCTCTTACTCTTAACGACGTGAAGTAA